TAACGTTCCATCTTCTAATCGAGCACTACCATCTTTTACATGTACAGGCTGTCCGCCAAGCTCATATAATCCATCTTCAAGACCTTTTGCACGCATTGCGTCAGTAATAACACTTACTTTTTTCGGTCCTTTTAATTTATATGCTAATTTCACCATATCAGGGTGAATGTGAATACCATCTGTAATTACTTCAACCATTACATCTGGATTTAATAACACATGACCAACAACTCCTGGTTCACGGTGATGTAATCCACGCATTTGGTTGTATAAATGCGTTGCATGTGTAATGTTTCTATTTTTTAGTTGCGCATCAATCGCATCTGTATGCCCCATTGTGCCAACAACACCCGTTTCAGCAAGATACTGCTCAAACTCTAACGCACCTTCTTCTTCAGGTGCATATGTTACTAATTTAATTAAATTCCCGCTTGCTTCCTGCCATTGTTTAAATTGTTCAATATTCGCAGGAACAATATGTTCAAGTGGTTGTGCACCTGCACGTTTTTTTGAAACATACGGTCCTTCTAAGTGAATGTATTCGAAATGCGCTCCTTTTTCTTTCGCTTCCTTCGCAGCATGTAGTGCTGCTTCGATTGCTTCTGGAGCTTGTGTCATTGTTGTTGGGAAGTAAGTTGTAACTCCTTCTTTTAACATTTCTTTACCTAGAGTTACTAACCCATCGCTATTTGCATCCATCGCATCAATATCGTATCCACCATGAATATGAACATCAATCATACCTGGAATCACAATCTTCCCTGCCGCATCTAAAACTGCTTCATTTTCTTGTGATACATATTGAGCCATCAAACCAATTTCTTTAATTGTTTCTGCGTAACGAATAAATCCGTTTTCCACTACTTCTTGACCTGTATAAATTTTGGCATTGATGACAACTTGCGTTTTCATTTTCATCGATCCTTTCCCATGAAATACCTACTTGTTATTATTACCTTATTCGCCTAATTCCATCTTAATATATGCACGAGTAGTTGTCTATACATTCAAACGAAATTTCCTCTTTGTTTAACAAAAAGGAAGCTTAATACGTCTCTCGCAATTATAATATATGTTATTCATTTTTTCCAAAAAGGAACAATATCATCTATCGTATGAATTACTTAAGTAATGGCATTAATCCACTAGAGCCTATTGTAATATGTTCACCGTCTGTTTCCATTTCTACTGTACGTTTATTCGTTCCATACATCATTATACCATGTCGTTTTAACCGTCTCACAACACTTTGGTGTGGATGTCCATACGGATTTCTGCTACCGTAAGAAAGAATTGCGAACTGCGGTTCTACCTTCTTTATAAACCTTTCACTTGTTGAAGTATAGGAGCCATGATGTCCTACCTTTAACACATCTGCATGTACATCAAATTGCTTTAATATTTCAGTTTCCGTCCGCACATCAGCATCACCCATTAGTAAAAAATCTGCCTTACCATACCGAATCTTTAATACAATTGAAGATTCATTATTTTCATCTTTGGACTTCCCGTTGTTTAATACTTGTATGGAAACATGCGGATCTAGCGGTATGTGTTGACCCTCTTTTACTGAAATGAAAGGGATTCCCCTTTTCTTTATATTATTTCGATACGTATGATAAGTAAGAGAACTATATGTTTTTCCACTATCTAATATAAGTGATACCGGCATTTGCTCTACAATCGGAATGAGCCCTCCTATATGATCCATATCAGGATGAGTACTGACGATAACATCTAAATGATTAATCCCTTTTTCAATTAATTTTTGGATGATAACCTCACCAGCTTCATAAGGTCCCCCATCTATTAACATCGTTTGTCCATTTGGCAATGTAATAAGTGTTGCATCACCTTGTCCTACTTTTAAGAAACTCACTTTCATTTTACCAAAATGTTGCCGCTGCATATGTAAAGGAGACGCAGTATGAATAGACATCATATACCTTTTGGCTGATGCACTATTTAAAGAAAAGCATAACAAAATAGAAACTAATAATAAAACACTTCGCATACCTCTCATAACTCGTCTCCTTTTTTCAATTAGTATGGCACGGTATATGATTGATATACAAAAAAAGCTTAGCAAAATGCTAAGCTTTTATTTTGATATCTCTTGTAAAGAACCGAAGAATAAATCCGCTTCATTCATTTCTTCATTTTCTTCAGAAAGCGGAGGCAAATCATCTAATGTTTTTAATCCAAACGTGTCCAAAAATTCTTTCGTTGTTCCATATAAAATAGGACGCCCTGGCCCTTCTGCTCTTCCCATTTCTTTTATAAGTAAGTGTGATACTAACGTTTGTAACGCCTTATCAGTTTTTACTCCTCTAATCTCTTCCATTTCAGTTCTTGTAATCGGTTGGCGATATGCAACAATCGCTAACGTTTCTAGAGCAGCCTGAGAGAGTGAAGCAGCTGTTGGGATCTCTATTAGTTTTTGATAGTAAGACGCATGTTCTTTCTTTGTAGCAAAACGATATACTTTTGCATACTGTACAATTTGCAAACCGCGGTGTGCACCTTCACATTCTTTTTGCATTTCTTCTAAAATATCGATTACTTCGTTTCCTTCAATTTCAAGGACTTTCGCTATTTGTTCTGGATAAATCCCTTCATCACCAGAAACAAATAAAAGCCCTTCAATGATTGATTTCTGTTCTGTTCTATCCATTTTACGAGCTCCTTCCTCCTATTTTCTCCATAAAAATACACATCAAAAAACCGAATCACAATCAATGCGTTCGGTTCAATATTTTTTCTCTTGTTCCAAACGATACATTCAAACCTAGCATGAGATATCATATTTCTATCTCATTTTCCATACTAACTCTATGCTGATTTAGTATAGCTTGATACGAAAATCTCATCAAAATTATGTTCTTGTTCAATTATGATTTGTTGATTTTTCATAAGCTCAAGAACCGCTAAAAATGTTACAACCATTATTTCCCGTTCATCATCAACAAACAAATCATAAAAACTTTGACGACCACCTTGTATTTCTAACTGATTTAAAATATCAGTCATGCGCTGTTCAATTGGTATTTCTTGACGAGTAATACGTGTTGTTACAGGTTTCTTTGCTTTTTTTCGGCGCATTAATTTTTGAAATGCCGCTAGCATATCATATAACGTAACATCAAGAGGCAAGTTCGTCTCCTCTTCTTGTTGCAACGATGTAAAATCAATTGGCGGACGTGTATATAGCTGTGCTCTTTCTTGTTCTCTTTCTTTTAGCTCAGTAGCAACTTGCTTATATTTCTTATATTCAATTAACCTCTCCATCAATTCTTGACGAGGATCATCTATAAAGTCATCACCGTTATCAAGTACATCTTCTTCATGTTTCGGCAACAACATTTTACTTTTAATTTGTAATAACGTTGCAGCCATTACTAAATACTCACTTGCAACATCTAATTGTAGTTCTTTCATCGTATGAACATAAGATAAATATTGCTCTGTAATTTCCGCTACAGGAATATTATATATGTCAATCTCATAACGATGTATTAAATGTAACAATAAATCTAAAGGCCCTTCAAAAGCCTCTACTTTAAAATTATACTGCACAAAGCATCCCACCACATTTTTTCTATAACAACATAAGTATAGAGCATACTCATGTTCTATCCAACCTTTTTAAGAAATTTAATTAAAAATAGACCGATGCCTATGTCATCATGCCCACCACTTCATATGATAACAGTGTAGTAAGAACAATGTAGGAGGTCAAAAAACTATGGGTCACGTTGATTGCGGTTTTAGCGGTGGGTTCGCATTACTTGTTGTATTGTTTATTTTACTAATTATTGTAGGGGCAGCTTGCTTCTGCTAATATGAACAATAACGGCTAGGGAAAACTCCCTAGTCGTTTATTGTTCATATTTCTATGATACACTTGTATTTATAACCGTTAAACAGGGGTGAAGAGCATGTATCCTACCGAATACATACAATTTTTAATTCATTTTCACGGAGATTATGATTATTTTGAATGTCACGAAATACTAGAAGAATATTGGAAAACGAAACCAAGAGGAAATCGTGACAATTACTTAGTCGGTCTCATTCAAATTGCAGTTTCTTTATACCACCAAAGACGCTCTAACTGGAATGGCGCAGAGAAGATGATGAAAAGCGCCATAACGATTTTAGAAAAAAACAATGAACCTTTACTACATTTAGGAATCAATCAGACACAACTTCTATCTTTACTCAAGGATAGATTACAATCTATACAGAAAGAAGAAGGGTTTACACCATTATTTTTACCATTATCAGATACTGCATTAGAAAAGCACTGCATGGAATTATGTCAGAAACAAAATCTCCCTTGGAAAGACGTGAATGCTACTTCTAATGAATTTATAATACATAAGCACACATTACGTGATCGAACAGAAGTCATCGCTGAACGAAACGAACAATTACAAAAAAGAAAGCAGAGATAATAAACTACTTATCTCTGCTTTCACGAATGTATATTTTGTTCAAGCCCTTTACACTTTTTGCAAAAACTTGCTGTTTGCTCATTTCCGCAAATTGTAAACTCAAGAAATTTACTCTTTAACTCTTGAACCATCTTCGTCCCAATACCCATATGACGGTGAGACGGGTTCACACTCAAATGTTGAATTTCCAAAACTTGATTTTCTTTTTTTACAATCCCCATTATCCCAACAAAATCTTCGTTTTGTTTCCACAAATACAATTGCCAATCATCTTTTGCTTCATAATCTTTCATAGTCAATTGTAATGTTTTCACATCTTTTTCTGTTGGCATAAATGAAAGAAGCCCCATTGCAATCTTTTCATAACTTTTTTTAAAACGAATTAACATAACCCTTATCCCTTCTTACAAAAGTTACAAACTATTAATCCCCTCAACCACTCTTTTCATATCACATTCATTTTACAATATTTTCAACAGAGTGAGAAGGGCTTAAAGCAACTTGATAATCATACAAAGCGAAAAGAAGAAAGTCAAATATATGTTTCAGTACTATTTTTCTAAGTAGATAAAAGAAGAAACGCTGTTATATAAAAGTGAAAAGACACATCCATCGCTCCTTATCACTTCACGATTCATCACCTTAGAGCAAATGAATTCTAGCAAAATAAATGTAATAAAAAAGATTTATTGAAACGTGTTATCTAATGTATTCTATGTAATTTGTTAAAATTTTGTTCTCATAAGCGACATATTTTCACTACAATAACAGTACTACTTGTATCATGCACTGTAAACAAAATACCGATTCCTATCAAAAAAAACAAAAAAGAGAGCAATAGCTCTCTTTTCTCATTAACTTATTCTTCCCAAACTTTAACTTCTTTCATTACATCACCTTGACGCATATTTAATACTGTTTCAATACCGCTTGTTGCTTTACCGAATACAGTATGTACACCATCTAAATGCGGTTGTGGCTCATGAACAATAAAGAATTGGCTACCACCTGTGTTACGGCCAGCATGAGCCATAGAAAGTGATCCTACAAGGTGTCTATGAGGATTTCCATCAGTTTCACATGGGATAGAGTAACCTGGGCCACCTGCACCTGTTCCTGTTGGATCTCCACCTTGGCTTACGAAGCCAGGAATAACGCGGTGGAATGTCACACCATCATAAAATCCTTGATCTGCTAGTTTTTTAAAGTTTTCTACTGTTTTTGGTGCCTCTTCTGGGAAAAATTCTAAATCGATTTTTTCACCATTTTCCATTAATATGTATCCTAAAGTTTTCATATGTATATGTCTCCTTTCAACTATCTCAGCACTATATTACCACATTCATGACTAGAAACAAAAAGAATCCGACAATCTACATACTTCTTTTTTGAAATGTGGAAAAAGCTAGGTGACAAATAAGAAATATATACTATAATAACTGTGTTGCCCGAAAATTTTAGAAAGAGAAAGGGAGCGATTTTTCGTGAAAACGAAATTACTAGCTCTGCTATTAGCTGTAGCTGTATTTATTATGCCAACAGCTTCGTTTGCAGACATCATCGAGGGAGAATCAATTGTTACACTAGGAGAAAACTTGTCTGAGCAACAAAAACAAGATCTGTTAAAAGAAATGAAAGCACCAAAAGATGCTACAATCATTACTGTGTCTAATGCGGAAGAACATAAATTTCTAGAAGGGATTGTTCCAAAAGCACAAATTGGTACAAGAGCAATTTCCTCTTCTATGATTACATACACAAAGCCAGGATCTGGCCTTATTGTACGTTCAAAAAATATTAATTCGATAACAGATGCGATGTATACAAACGCACTTATTACAGCAGGTGTGAAAGATGCAGAAATTCAAATCACTGCACCATTTAAAGTTTCAGGAACTGCTGCTTTAACCGGTTTAATGAAAGCTTATGAAACAACATCGAACAAAGCAATTCCTGAAGAAGTAAAAAAAGTAGCCAATGAAGAAATGGTGCAAACAGCCCAACTCGGCGATAAAATTGGTGAAGAAAAAGCAGTTCAACTTGTTGCAAAAATTAAAGAAGAAATTGCCAAAGAGCAACCAAAAACGACAGAAGATTTACGTTCATTAATTAAAAAAATTGCGGACCAACTTGGTATTACATTAACGGATGAACAGTTAGATAACTTAGTTGCGCTATTCGATAAAATGAAAAATCTTAATATCGATTGGAATCAAGTCGGCAGTCAGTTAAATAAAGCAAAAGAACACGTTTCTGCCTTTTTAGGATCTGAAGAAGGGCAAAGTTTCCTAGATAAAGTGAAAGATTTCTTCTCAAGTATCATTGATTTTGTTAAATCGTTATTTAAGTAAAAAGAAGCTCGTCACTGACGAGCTTCTTTTTTTATACAAGTAACGGTAATTTCATAATTGCTTCTTCAACCGAACGAACAATATGATTTGCCTTCTCCTTCACATATGGATGAGCATGGTGCAAAGTAAATGAATGCGGAGTTACTTCAAACATAGAAATATCATTAAAAGAATCTCCAATGCATGCCACTTCATTTGCTTCAATTTGCAAATGCTCCATTAGTCGTCTTAAAGCACTCCCTTTACTTACTCCCCTTGGCATAATGTCAACATAACGTTTACCAGACATAAAAACTTCCGCTTCACTTTGAAATGTATCTCGTAATTCTTGATCTAATGCTGCAATCGTCTCTTCTTCCCCAAAAACAAACAATTTCGCAGGATGTACAGTCTTACCAAATTCCTCTTCTAACGCTTCAATCTCTGCAATATGCACGCCCATATACGTTTCAAAATTATGATGATGTTCATTCTTTCTTTTTGTATACCGTTGCTCATTTGCACAAACAATATCTGCTAGTCCCTTTTTATGGATATATCGATATATTTCCTGGGCAATGCCATCTTCAAAACTTGATTCATGAAATATTTTTCCATCCGGCAGTAACATCGTCGCTCCATTTAAACTCGTTGTGTAGTATGGGAATGCAAACCTATTTACGACTTCATCAATTCGATGAGTAAAACGGCCAGAGGCAAAACAAATATTTGTCCCTTTTTCAGCTAACCAACAAAGTGCACGTTCATCTTCTTTTTGCATATGATTCACATTGTAAACGAGCGTGTCATCTAAATCACTTACAAATAATTTAATCATGTCCTCTTCCCCTTCCATACACAATATCTACTCTAAGTGTACATGAAAAATGTTTGATTTTTGTTAAAAAACAATAAATTTTTGCTAAAAAAAATAAACGGGTGTATACTCCCGTTTATTTTTGTCTTTTTACATTTTGAGGTCTTACGATACTTGGTCGTACTTTTAAACTAGACATCGTCGGACGGAGTAGAATTTTTGTTAATGCGCCCCAATCAAATGGTAAAAACGGCCATAAATAAGGTGTTTGTAAACTTTTTATAGATGTTAAAAATAAAATCAATATCGTCATACCAATTACAAATCCCATCTCATGGAAGAGACCCGTCAAAATAATAACAAACAATTTTCCAACCTTATTTCCGAGTCCCAATTCATAACTCGGTGTTGCATATGCACCGATCATAGAAACCGCAACATACAAAATAACTTCTGGTACAAACAAACCTACATCGATTGCTATTTGACCAATTAATATGGCGGAAATTAACCCTGCTGCAGACGATAACGGCGTTGGAGTATGAATGGCTGCCATCCTTAAAAACTCAAGTCCGACCTCTGCCATTATCACCTGTAATAAAATTGGTAAATGTGTCATCTTAGTCGGTCCAATAAAAGCAAGGTTTTCTGGTAAAAGAGTTGGGTCAAATACAAACACTAACCAAAATGGTAGTAAAAACAAGGAGAATAAAACACCTAAAAAGCGTACCCAGCGTAAAAATGTCCCAACAGCTGGATTTTGTCTAAACTCTTCTGCATGCTGTAAATGATGGAAATATGTTGTTGGCGTAATCATAGCACTCGGTGATGTATCAACTAGTACTAACACATGCCCTTCTAATAAATGATTTGCTGCTACATCTGGTCTTTCTGTATATCGAATAAGCGGAAATGGGTTATAGCTTTGTTTCACAACAAATTCTTCCACTGTTTTATCCGCCATCGTAATTCCATCGACATCGATGTTATTTAATTCTTGTTTTATAATCTTTACTAAATCAGGATTTGCAACATCTTGTACATATG
This Bacillus paramycoides DNA region includes the following protein-coding sequences:
- a CDS encoding YjcZ family sporulation protein — its product is MGHVDCGFSGGFALLVVLFILLIIVGAACFC
- the nagA gene encoding N-acetylglucosamine-6-phosphate deacetylase, translated to MKTQVVINAKIYTGQEVVENGFIRYAETIKEIGLMAQYVSQENEAVLDAAGKIVIPGMIDVHIHGGYDIDAMDANSDGLVTLGKEMLKEGVTTYFPTTMTQAPEAIEAALHAAKEAKEKGAHFEYIHLEGPYVSKKRAGAQPLEHIVPANIEQFKQWQEASGNLIKLVTYAPEEEGALEFEQYLAETGVVGTMGHTDAIDAQLKNRNITHATHLYNQMRGLHHREPGVVGHVLLNPDVMVEVITDGIHIHPDMVKLAYKLKGPKKVSVITDAMRAKGLEDGLYELGGQPVHVKDGSARLEDGTLAGSILKMDQAFRNVIEFTGCSIEDAVLMTSVNQAEEFGLNNKGALAVGKDADFVVMNEDLYVYDTVRLGIHMKEGK
- a CDS encoding Cof-type HAD-IIB family hydrolase, whose protein sequence is MEGEEDMIKLFVSDLDDTLVYNVNHMQKEDERALCWLAEKGTNICFASGRFTHRIDEVVNRFAFPYYTTSLNGATMLLPDGKIFHESSFEDGIAQEIYRYIHKKGLADIVCANEQRYTKRKNEHHHNFETYMGVHIAEIEALEEEFGKTVHPAKLFVFGEEETIAALDQELRDTFQSEAEVFMSGKRYVDIMPRGVSKGSALRRLMEHLQIEANEVACIGDSFNDISMFEVTPHSFTLHHAHPYVKEKANHIVRSVEEAIMKLPLLV
- a CDS encoding DUF1002 domain-containing protein, with the translated sequence MKTKLLALLLAVAVFIMPTASFADIIEGESIVTLGENLSEQQKQDLLKEMKAPKDATIITVSNAEEHKFLEGIVPKAQIGTRAISSSMITYTKPGSGLIVRSKNINSITDAMYTNALITAGVKDAEIQITAPFKVSGTAALTGLMKAYETTSNKAIPEEVKKVANEEMVQTAQLGDKIGEEKAVQLVAKIKEEIAKEQPKTTEDLRSLIKKIADQLGITLTDEQLDNLVALFDKMKNLNIDWNQVGSQLNKAKEHVSAFLGSEEGQSFLDKVKDFFSSIIDFVKSLFK
- the spoVAF gene encoding spore germination protein SpoVAF, producing MTKPKKVDIPISTFISDNENYLKQTVGLGVTFDVGIRKFQILNKEIAVLFVNGLCDTNYIIPILEEAVDTNEIRDVEEDTVKLLENRLIHQQVSKVKTMDEVMVQALSGLIIIFVEGETEAFAIDVRSYPGRTPTEPDTEKVVRGARDGFVENIVVNTALIRRRIRDPRLRNEIIRVGDRSQTDICITYVQDVANPDLVKIIKQELNNIDVDGITMADKTVEEFVVKQSYNPFPLIRYTERPDVAANHLLEGHVLVLVDTSPSAMITPTTYFHHLQHAEEFRQNPAVGTFLRWVRFLGVLFSLFLLPFWLVFVFDPTLLPENLAFIGPTKMTHLPILLQVIMAEVGLEFLRMAAIHTPTPLSSAAGLISAILIGQIAIDVGLFVPEVILYVAVSMIGAYATPSYELGLGNKVGKLFVIILTGLFHEMGFVIGMTILILFLTSIKSLQTPYLWPFLPFDWGALTKILLRPTMSSLKVRPSIVRPQNVKRQK
- the scpB gene encoding segregation/condensation protein ScpB; this encodes MDRTEQKSIIEGLLFVSGDEGIYPEQIAKVLEIEGNEVIDILEEMQKECEGAHRGLQIVQYAKVYRFATKKEHASYYQKLIEIPTAASLSQAALETLAIVAYRQPITRTEMEEIRGVKTDKALQTLVSHLLIKEMGRAEGPGRPILYGTTKEFLDTFGLKTLDDLPPLSEENEEMNEADLFFGSLQEISK
- the scpA gene encoding segregation/condensation protein A, giving the protein MQYNFKVEAFEGPLDLLLHLIHRYEIDIYNIPVAEITEQYLSYVHTMKELQLDVASEYLVMAATLLQIKSKMLLPKHEEDVLDNGDDFIDDPRQELMERLIEYKKYKQVATELKEREQERAQLYTRPPIDFTSLQQEEETNLPLDVTLYDMLAAFQKLMRRKKAKKPVTTRITRQEIPIEQRMTDILNQLEIQGGRQSFYDLFVDDEREIMVVTFLAVLELMKNQQIIIEQEHNFDEIFVSSYTKSA
- the ribT gene encoding GNAT family N-acetyltransferase RibT, yielding MLIRFKKSYEKIAMGLLSFMPTEKDVKTLQLTMKDYEAKDDWQLYLWKQNEDFVGIMGIVKKENQVLEIQHLSVNPSHRHMGIGTKMVQELKSKFLEFTICGNEQTASFCKKCKGLEQNIHS
- a CDS encoding DUF309 domain-containing protein; the protein is MYPTEYIQFLIHFHGDYDYFECHEILEEYWKTKPRGNRDNYLVGLIQIAVSLYHQRRSNWNGAEKMMKSAITILEKNNEPLLHLGINQTQLLSLLKDRLQSIQKEEGFTPLFLPLSDTALEKHCMELCQKQNLPWKDVNATSNEFIIHKHTLRDRTEVIAERNEQLQKRKQR
- a CDS encoding peptidylprolyl isomerase, encoding MKTLGYILMENGEKIDLEFFPEEAPKTVENFKKLADQGFYDGVTFHRVIPGFVSQGGDPTGTGAGGPGYSIPCETDGNPHRHLVGSLSMAHAGRNTGGSQFFIVHEPQPHLDGVHTVFGKATSGIETVLNMRQGDVMKEVKVWEE
- a CDS encoding ComEC/Rec2 family competence protein translates to MRGMRSVLLLVSILLCFSLNSASAKRYMMSIHTASPLHMQRQHFGKMKVSFLKVGQGDATLITLPNGQTMLIDGGPYEAGEVIIQKLIEKGINHLDVIVSTHPDMDHIGGLIPIVEQMPVSLILDSGKTYSSLTYHTYRNNIKKRGIPFISVKEGQHIPLDPHVSIQVLNNGKSKDENNESSIVLKIRYGKADFLLMGDADVRTETEILKQFDVHADVLKVGHHGSYTSTSERFIKKVEPQFAILSYGSRNPYGHPHQSVVRRLKRHGIMMYGTNKRTVEMETDGEHITIGSSGLMPLLK